The Zonotrichia leucophrys gambelii isolate GWCS_2022_RI unplaced genomic scaffold, RI_Zleu_2.0 Scaffold_913_19498, whole genome shotgun sequence DNA window GAATTAAATCTAGTATATTTCCTTACCTTTCTCTTAACAATCTGACTGTCTAAATATATTCCTAAAATGCTGTATAGTCCTATTCTTTTATATAGTCCTGAAATATATATAGCCTTCTAGGAACTGGATATATAGGAACATTTTGGGTTTTGAGAATGAGCAGAATATGAGCAGTCATTACAAAAAGTGAAGGCAAAGAAGCCTTTGGACCTACTCCAATGGGTTGACCCAGGGGTGTGTAACTAGGGAAACTGAATCTCCTTTTGGATGTTCCTGTTAAATATCCTAATTAATCAACCTTTTAATAAATTGTTGAAATCAgggcccaggtgtgccccatcCCCATTGGGACACCTGGAAGCTTCCAGTACATGTCTGGTTTTTACTTTACTGTTCTAACACTGTTGcaagggttttttggtttttttttcctctttgggtTACAGACAGCAGAGGGATGAGAGAAGCAGAACAGGAATTgtaatcccagaatcacagaacattctgagttgaaagggacacACAGGATCATCAAAGGAATGTTTGAACATTTACAGGGACTCCAGAACTGCAACTCTGGGTGGTCAGtctctctgctgggagcctcccAAAGggccctcagccactcctcagccctgggcagcagcagcatcacctcttcagggcccagcagggctctcctgagctgcccttgcccagctgcacacagagcctgccccagccagggccctgcacacaggcaggTTTCTGTAGGGCCCCGgccagggcacacaggctgggatgggctctgtgagCGCTGGCAGAGACAAGGCTCCTCTCAGGAGGGAatgtccaggcccagggagatgctcagggaaggagagggggctgaagagagcagtgctgggggcaggatgAGGGCACTGTTGGTGTGTGGgaggtgccaggcacagctgggcacaggaacaCTGTCCTGAGTGCCCGgctgtctctgccctgccctctcaGGCACAGCACCACAACATCTTCTCTCggttctgccctgccctgatATTGTCactgttttctgctgctctcagggaggctctggcatttgcagcagctgagtcaggctctgcccttggcattcctgccaggcagggctgtccaTGAGAATGGGGTGTCCAAGCTTtgctggcacctgtggggctgtgggaaaagcagtccatgggaaaggggaatgagctgagccccctccctgagatcccatcatgggcagagccagggatctccttgctgtgcccttaccagctctgagctgccctccTGGGTGCAAATCTGTGCCAGAGCTTCTGGGAGTTCCCTGAATGTCCCACAGGGAAGGGtagagctgccagagctgaggaaatgctgttGGGTTTGCCCAGGGAGCCGTGAGTGTCCTTGGCACGAGGGGGTGCTGAGACCTTGCCCAGAGACCTTTAGAGAGGGTGAGACATTCAGGGATCCCTCTTCTCTGGGCAGGGTCTGGTTTATCCCAGGGTGACCAGGAGTGTGATTGTGCTCTGATTGCAGCCAAAGGGGcaaagccagggcagctgggaagAAGCCCATCCAGCCCCTCACCTTCCCTCAGCCACTGGGAATCCTTTGCCTTTCGTCTCGCAGTGGCAAACTCTGAGTGCAGCAGGAATGCTGGGGATTTCTGACCTTAGAGAGCCAGGAATGATGTGTGAGTAGGAAAGCAATTCCTAAAATCAACTCCTGCAATCCATGTCTTATAGAACTAGGAGTGCAGATGCTACCAAGCGTTTCTGCATTTAGAGTGATTCCCTTGAcaaatcctgaaaatccagccTTGACCCCCTGCCCCATGGCCACAaagtcagagcagcagggcagggatggctaCAAGAGAGCCCGCACACacaggcctggctgctcctggcacactCAGCCAGCACAACTGGAACTCAGGCAGGGACCTGGGTGAAggttttcccagagcagcaacaagaCTGTGTGAGTCCCAGCAGGACAATCTGCAGGAAATGGCTCAGGTTTGGCCCACAGCAGCCGCTCCTGACTTGTCACTGTCCTTTCTCCATGAATAGATCCCcatgtgcagccccagcaaatgtccaacagcagctccatcaggcacttcctcctgctggcactggcagacacgcgacagctgcagctcctgcacttctgcctcttgctgggcatctccctggctgccctcctgggcaacggcctcatcatcagcaccgtagcctgcggccaccacctgcacacgcccatgttcttcttcctgctcaacctggccctcactgacctgggatccatctgcaccactgtccccaaagccatgcacaattccctctgggacaccaggaccatctcctacacaggatgtgtTGCACAGGTCTTTCTGACTGTATTTTTCATTGCAGCAGAGTTTTCTTTTCTCaccatcatgtgctatgaccgctacgtgtccatctgcaaacccctgcactatgggaccctcctgggcagcagagcttgtgcccacatggcagcagctgcctgggccagtgccttgctctattcactgctgcacacagccaatacattttccctgcctctgtgccatggcaatgccctgggccagttcttctgtgaaatcccacagatcctcaagctctcctgctccaagtCTTATCTCAGGGAATTTGGGCTCCTTGTATTTTCCATCTCTTTatcatttgttttttttgtgttcattgttttctcctatgtgcagatcgtcatggctgtgctgaggatcccctctgagcagggacggcacaaagccttttccacctgcctccctcacctggctgtgctctccctATTCCTCAGCACTGCAACATTTGCTCACCTGAAgcctccctccatctcctccccatccctggatctggccctgtcagttctgtactcggtggtgcctccagccctgaaccccctcatctacagcctgaggaaccaggagctcaaggctgcagtgtggagactgatgactggatggtttcaggaacattaaactgctggccaatTTCTGCCAGCCATTTGTAATACAAGTTATCTTTTATAGTACTTCTTGGTTTCATTTTgaggttgttttttctttgttttactttttaagtATTGTCCATAAATAAACATCattgtttgtgccatttctcattttgtttatttccaCCCTCCCTGTGACTAAAGACTGTGCCAATGACAGGGTGTGCTCTTGGTGGCTTTAAGGGAACTAAAGgagctc harbors:
- the LOC135442050 gene encoding olfactory receptor 14C36-like, encoding MSNSSSIRHFLLLALADTRQLQLLHFCLLLGISLAALLGNGLIISTVACGHHLHTPMFFFLLNLALTDLGSICTTVPKAMHNSLWDTRTISYTGCVAQVFLTVFFIAAEFSFLTIMCYDRYVSICKPLHYGTLLGSRACAHMAAAAWASALLYSLLHTANTFSLPLCHGNALGQFFCEIPQILKLSCSKSYLREFGLLVFSISLSFVFFVFIVFSYVQIVMAVLRIPSEQGRHKAFSTCLPHLAVLSLFLSTATFAHLKPPSISSPSLDLALSVLYSVVPPALNPLIYSLRNQELKAAVWRLMTGWFQEH